One window from the genome of Tepidimicrobium xylanilyticum encodes:
- the rpsG gene encoding 30S ribosomal protein S7 gives MPRKGYVAKREVSPDPIYNDTVVTKLINNVMLDGKKGVAQRIVYGAFDYVAEKTGEDPLEVFYKALNNVMPVLEVKARRIGGATYQVPVEVRSERRETLGLRWLVQYSRQRGEKTMIERLAKEIMDAANNTGASVKKREDTHKMAEANKAFAHYRW, from the coding sequence GTGCCTAGAAAAGGTTATGTAGCAAAAAGAGAAGTTTCACCAGATCCTATATACAACGATACAGTAGTTACAAAGCTTATTAACAACGTTATGCTTGATGGAAAAAAAGGAGTTGCTCAAAGAATTGTATATGGAGCTTTTGATTATGTAGCAGAAAAGACTGGTGAAGATCCACTAGAAGTATTTTATAAAGCTTTAAATAATGTAATGCCTGTATTAGAGGTAAAAGCTAGACGTATTGGTGGTGCCACATACCAAGTTCCAGTAGAAGTAAGATCAGAAAGAAGGGAAACCTTAGGTTTGCGTTGGCTTGTTCAATACTCAAGGCAAAGAGGAGAAAAGACCATGATTGAAAGATTAGCTAAAGAAATAATGGATGCAGCCAATAATACAGGTGCAAGTGTCAAGAAACGAGAAGATACTCATAAGATGGCAGAGGCAAATAAGGCATTCGCTCACTATAGATGGTAG